Proteins encoded within one genomic window of Tamandua tetradactyla isolate mTamTet1 chromosome 11, mTamTet1.pri, whole genome shotgun sequence:
- the MBD3L1 gene encoding methyl-CpG-binding domain protein 3-like 1 — protein MMVNTAQRKQRGCVNQSKPKPLLSTSLPLRMSSCIFKRPVTRITSHPGNEVRCPQWEENLDKPQQVSWQKKLQGLQAYSSAGELLSTLDLVNALQEIAPSCTVDSLPCNIAGDLPTSPLPTSGRSSDLAELIPGDHSGTSQKLCKQFQVTNEDIRKQERKVKIARERLALALTADKLEQVKGERRKS, from the coding sequence atgaTGGTCAATACTGCACAGAGGAAGCAACGTGGTTGTGTAAACCAATCCAAGCCAAAACCTCTTTTAAGCACCTCTCTCCCCTTGAGAATGTCCAGTTGCATATTCAAGAGACCAGTTACTAGAATTACTTCCCATCCTGGCAATGAAGTCAGGTGCCCTCAATGGGAGGAGAATTTGGATAAGCCCCAGCAGGTCTCTTGGCAGAAGAAACTGCAAGGACTCCAGGCTTACAGCAGTGCAGGAGAACTTTTGAGTACTTTGGATCTTGTAAACGCCTTGCAAGAAATTGCACCTAGTTGCACAGTCGATTCCTTGCCCTGTAATATTGCTGGGGATTTGCCCACCAGCCCTTTGCCCACCTCTGGTCGGTCTTCAGATTTAGCAGAGCTGATTCCAGGAGATCATTCGGGTACATCACAGAAACTCTGCAAACAATTTCAGGTAACCAATGAAGATATtaggaaacaggaaagaaaagtgaagataGCAAGGGAGAGACTTGCACTAGCATTGACTGCAGACAAGCTTGAGCAAGtaaagggggaaagaaggaagTCCTGA